TCGAATCTGCTCAAAAGAGTGTGTTAAAAAGCGTGAAAAATAGTATAGTTTATTTTCAGATGATGCTGAACTGACGTGATCCAagctaaataaaaatgtctgagcttgattttaaattgtcattgttgtttttaatgtttgttgtcGTGAGTGAATCAGTAGCTTTCCTAACAAAACCCCAGATCCACTTAGAACGATAATTAGCATCCTTCGATTAGCATCGTACAGAAATCATAAGCTTAATAAACATggtcaaatgttaaaacattatCTAACCCCCCACTGTGGTTGATCTTTCCAAAGCGTGAACAACAAATTAAGACGAAAAGTTTGTTGACATAAACCGCTGTTATCGTGTACCAGTGTTATGCTAGCTCTGTGGAGCTAACAGGCGACTGTTTCTTACCTTGTGCCGTCGCCGTCGAAAACCTCAAGAGACCATTATGATGACACGTGAACAATAAAACATACGACAGGCAAAGCCTGCTCAAGATCCCCGTCATGTCGCTCACATGTATCCAGCTACACACAAATGTGAACAGTGATCACGACATGTTGAGATGTCATGTTGATCGGCTCATGGGAACCAATTTTTCGTGCTGTAGCGGTCCGGAACGAAATAAACGTAGAGCTTCCGGTCAGTGGGCCGGAAGCATTAATTGCGCCCTTGTGAAGGTTCCGGAAGGTTCCTCACTGTGAAGTATAAcaccaaataaaatgtaatatgtgAAATGTCCACGTGTCAGCCATGTTAAGAGTCAGTGCTTCTTTTCTTATCAATCACGACAGAGCCACATTGATGTAGAAACAATAGAGCACatacattacacacaaacacaaataaaactctctctgttttcactttcaatAAATAATCCTTGGTCAAATTAACTCAACTGGAATTATTCTCTCATGATGTGATTATTgttgattattaaaatgatcatttatcattattataattattatcatttacttTACGAAAGGAAATGAGATAATGTTGCCCCACAAGTCCTTCTTCATCTTAAGTCTGTAAAAGTAGTTTAcctgcaatttttttcctttactcaCACTGCCTCTCTAAAACTGCTCCTCTTTCTGAAACAAACCACAGGTTGATaactcatccctcctcttccaccttcTCCTGCTCTCAGATTCCTTTAAACAAAGATATTCTTCATTGCCTCCACTCCCACAGACCTATGAGCCACAGAAAAAACCCTAGAGGAGAAGTGATTCCACTGGGTCTAGAAAACAAAGATGTTCTTTTAGATCTCCTAAAGGAGCAGGTGACTGTTCCTTTTGGACACCGCTGTTGTACTGTATTAAAAACTACTGGGATGGGGTTGATCAGAAGGAAACAGTCAAGAGTTTCACACCAATGCGAGCCCTGCATGATGAAAAATCCAATATTAGCGGAGTTAAGTGGAGGAACTGAAGAAAGTAGGAGTTCAAGCTCCTTCACCTGATCGTTTATATGCTGGACCTGGGACATATAGTTGCCTGTGATTTCTACACACTGGGAGGAAGTTGAAAACCTCCATGTCCCGTCTGGAGGGTTTGGCGTCTCACTGTGAGCAATGCCTTCAGCCTCACTGTGATGTAGCTCCATGAAAGAAACACACTGGTCATAAGACACATCTGCTCTCATCATGACaaaaacatgaggaaaacaATTCAAGCAGAGTTTTCAACAGACAGTTTTACTCTCAGATTCATTACACAACTTTTGAACATTCCACGACAATCATGCAGGAATAAAATAGATATTGTACAAAGCTTTACAGGCTTCTCCAGTCGCACTTTTGGCATAACTGAGCTTCACATCTTCTCAAAAGCGCTCGTGTGaggtaatgtattttttaaatttatcatccaaagacaaaggaacattTAATGTCTTGATTTAATGCTGAAGATGGTGAGAGcgaaaaatcacaaaaaacaattattaatatCTGTGCTTTGTGTAAGTGATTTGACTTGAAATATTACAGCAAAAAATGGCAGGAATGTCAATATATTAACCACTTTATTAAGTCTATTTAAGGTAATCCACTTTTGTAGTCATCCTTTTACCTTTCTGTGATGTCCTCCCCAAAGTGATTAAAAATGCCATCGCCTTTCACCAAGTAAACAAAAATGGgggaggacttttttttttagcaacatAGAAGTTCTTACACCATGTCCATATATTTAACAAATTGTTTTAGATAAGAACTCAAACCTACATAGTGAGACAGATGTATACAGACCTCACATGCTGGCAAATATATCAGTCATTACACTGTCGTCATCTCAAGGTCTTTAACTTCCACCATTTAGTCTGTGAACAGCCACAGGTCCAAGATAACATGACACAACCCCGTTGTGATGTTCATCAGCTCAGGTGGTGCAAAAGTCCTGCTTTTAAATTCTTACCAAAATCGTAACCATGATAAACCCTTGGCTGACCACATTGTCTCTATTCCTATAGTCTACATAAACCATGTGCACTTCGATACTGAGAGCAGTCAAACGTCCCACTCCCCCTGACATAACCACAGTCGACATTTACAGTATCACTTACAGTTTGTCTTTTAATCAGTATGATGCTGAAACATGTCCCTGGGGTTTTCTGTCCATGTTCTATGCTAAATTAATATGTATCACTGCATTAGATGATAAACTTTGCACAGCTTGTACTGTTAATTAACTTATTTAATATGACATTAATTTCGTGAGCATTTAAGCAACAGATGGCTTAAGTGGAACCAAAGCCTTTCTAGAAGCATGAAAACgttatttaaatcaaatttgtaATAGCAAAAACTATTAAACAAAATCTTGCTTTGGCATCACAACCAGAATTGCTAAACAAATATGACATGAGGACAGATGATTAACCTACAGAGAGTTTCTCATCGGGACAACGTGCTGGTCATTTTGAGGATGAGGATGGCAcaatttggaaaaagaaaaagaaaattcaatttttttgttatttaatttatcAGACTGTTAATTATTTctctaaattacattttaaacaagcAAAGAGCTTCGTGAGTCTTTGCACTTtgcaaacccccaaaaaatacaactgtaaaaaagagagtgagacacCCAGGTATCAAATCAAAACCTCAACAAAAGTTATCAGTTAAACATCAAGCACATGGCTACATTAGAAATCTATATAAAGAGAGAACTTTTTTCAATGCAGATTAACACATATGAAAACAAGGTACTAACTTTATATCGTCAATGTGTTGCAATTTACAATGCATTCAATAAACTGTCCATACAACACTTACACTTGTAGAGGCTTCAGATGCAATGACACGTTTTTGCATCAACCCGAACAATCATACTATCTTTTATGGGACAGTGGTCTCTAAGTgctttttcatttacattttatacaggAGTTTTTCATGCTCAGGTTACTTTGTGAGAggttgggatattttttttttataatcaaatAGCATAAATGCCTAAAGTTAGATAACATCATATTCTTTGGTAAAGGTGAGTggaaaaaagtgtttcagtAACCTCCACATCAcacaccaacaaaacaaaatcataaaaggCCTTGAACATCAGTATCaaaatacaacaataataaaaagtgATAGTATCAAAGTTTCCACAGTACAATATATATGACAGATTATTGCACCAAATTTAACAAATTTCTTCACTCTCTGGATAAGAAATCCCAATATATGAATAATACCAAAAACTCTATCTTCTTCGGGGAAAGTTGTGAGATTTAACTTGCCATCAAATTAGTTCAAAATCATATTTGACTACATGTGACTGACTGTATTTAAGATGCATTAAACATGCTGTGAAGTAACAAATACTAAACCTACAAAACTattacatttcttcatttctgtcTTCAGCCTATTAGAACgaacattttaatgttgcatcaacatttcagaaaacacagagagtcGGATTCAAGTGctcaattatgaaaatgtagTCCGGAAAATattataacaacaaaataaaaaacatcagacaTTAATTTGACCTTGCAATTGTGAACTGAAAGTTTGATACTGTTATTTTACGAGTGACTGGAGAGTAGAAGCAAcatgtagaaataaaaacatcaatacataattgtaaaaaaaaatgtaacgtTGTGTGATCATTGTAATGAAATGAGCCCACGACTGAGAGGATTTGTAATCACTGAAAGTTTTCTATGGGTCACAGAGAGTTTTTCTTCCCCTGGCATGTGTTGATGAGGAGGAACATGCTGGAAGTCATTTTTCTaactcttttcttctgcttaGTGTGGAGGAACAGCGCCCCCTGTCTGTAGATTACCCACAAAATTCAATTCAGCGACTTTTTAcgtaaaaatgcagaaaatacaCCAGATCCAAAATAGACTAAACAAAATTTCAACACTGACCTGAAACTAAAATTTTGTCAGATTTGACAATaaccagaaaataaatatttagaaatgttGCCAAGAGACATTTTAGGACAAAATTAAGGCTGGGTGtcaaatttcaataaaaaaaaatggctgtaGCGACGACAATGGAAATTTGTATCTACAGATTTTTACTCTTGTTTTCCTATTCTTTGatatgaatttaaatcaaaatttaaagtgtatttttggAGAAACAACATTACACAAAGATGCTTCTGAGAAATTtggggtaaaaaagaaaatgggttgtgtgggaaaaaaaggagttggttaaaaataaaagtgaaatttGGGTATGTGTAGCAGCACCCGGCCCATTCCaagtttataaaataaaagcagagagaCCATTTCAACCACCAGTGAGTATCGGGGCTGTGAACTGTCTAGTTGTTAGGATGAACTACTACATATTAAACCATTATGAAAAGCGGTTAAGTGACAAGCAGAACATATAAACACTGTTcattcacatttacacaaagtCAACATTTCCATGGTGATTCATAAGCAAATGAAGCAGCCACAGTCCACATGAAACCAATTTTCAGCAGTTTGGAAGAAAAAGCATCAGGTGGATCAGTTGCTGCAGAAAGTTTATGCATCTTTAGTTTTATACTTTTGAGTAAAATAAAGATAGTTCGGAATCCTGACTGAGAGTCTGTGAGTTTCAGCTGCTTTGAGCACATCTGCATGCAAATAATATGAATACATTCTGGGAGGTGACCTTTATAGAGTGAACAGGGAGAGTTCCTCAGCAGTGTTAAGTTTGTGGAGAATGTTGTATTAACTAGTTTTCAGTTTTTGGGTTCTGTCAGCCTGATTCTAGCTACATCTATTGTTGAAGTGCCGTTGAGCAAGGCACTTAGTCCCCAACTGTTCCATCTCAAAAGCAGACACATACCTCCCATTTTACAAATGTGACACAAAAGGTataacatttagtttttcttttttgaatttaaGACCAAATTTCCAACAAACCTTCctgctgcaaaaacaacactgtgtcttgttcctctcttcccttctttcttactgtctgtttgaagaaaaagagcaagaaCAAGAGTGGATATTCAACATTAGCTGATTTGATATTCAAACTGTAGGATGATGAACATATAAAGTAAATGAgtccttgtttcttttttgctgtaaaGTATCCCAGCAAATTTCACACTTGTGGCTTTCAATCGTCTGAACAATGGTCTCCTGCGTCGAAGtcctcacattttaaaacatcgatgttaaaatctaatttaacTTGAATTACCACTGCAGTTGTTACTAAGATAAAAGACCCTTGTTCAATGAACAtctggaatttcttttttttctttccccaagACAATTTCACAGGCTCTAGATCTCCAGCAGTAGCACTGAAAAATTAACAGCATTATATCAGGTGGCAGGCACACAGATGACACCAACACGAATCATAGAAAATCATCTCCCCTCGGCCTCACAGCGCACTGGAAGAGATCACAGTCAGCTCCCCCCCAATATCCGACAGGAAACCTGCACACATGCATCTCTTATTCCGCCTTTACTCGTTAGTCGTCTTCTCTTTGCAGGAAGGTTCACAGAGAATTTCTTTGTGTGGTAGCGGATATGGGAAAGCCGCTCCGCTGCAGGTGCTACCATAAGCCAGTTTGTTGATGCGAGAGAGGCCCTTGATGCTGCCGGGAGGTCGTCCCGGGCTGACCTTGTAGCCCGCTGCCCTGGTGGTACCCAGTGGTCTTCCGGGGCTCGTCTTGAAACCAGCAGCTCTGGTGGTGCCGAGGGGTCGTCCCGTGCTGGTTCTGTATCCGGCCAGCTTGGTGGTTCCCAAAGGCCTCCCGCGTCTGCCCGTCTTCCCACCggccttgttcttcttcttggggTCGTCCGGCGCCTGATCGGTGCTTTTAATGCTCTGCATTTTTCCAGGTGAGCGGGGATTGCCCCCAAGCAATTCCTGTCTCTGGCACGCCATGTGCTTGTGGCTCTGGGTGGGTAAGGCCATGGGCGTCAGTGTCATCTGGagagaaggaggcggaggagggtaGAACTTGTTGGACTGTGAGGTGCACAGGTCAAAGTGGGAGGCGGGGTGGTGGCCATCGTCTGCCAGGCACGACGGCCTGCTGCTCATGCAGAAGTCGGTGCTCGTCACCTGGCGCATCATCGTCTGCTGGGAGTTGGAAATCAGCTGTAAGTGTGTTATTATGATGCACAAAGATAGAAGAACCAATATCTCTGGGAACACTTAGGACTGTTGCCTGGGTTCTACAttctggtcattccagagaatacaggtctgtggcacttccgcattggctttaATTTCCAGACCTGGTGAATACGTACATTTTATATATACGGTCTACGCTTCTTACTGATGGATTGAAAAATAATCTACGAAGCATTAGTAAATAATCTATAAACCATAAGTACGGCAGCCAATTAAAGTGTCATATTTCAGCAGTACAAGGCTCTTAAATACTAGATAGTAGATACTTTTCAAAGTGAGGCTGctgctaatgatgatgatgatgatgatgatgatgatgaggttcCTGTGCAGAACGGAGGATGCAAGGAGGAGTGGACTCTACTACCACTACACTACTGTCCGTAGTGACATTCATTCACAAAAAGCATTCAGAGGGATTGTGAACCTTCACGTCCGGGCGACAAAAGCCTCTGCCCCTGAGAAACGTAACAACACCCGCCTCGCTTTGGCCTCGATAACGGTTTTgtagaaagaaggaaaagaggtTTGAAAGTGTGCACATGCCTGATGACGACAGAACCACACGATcgaccccccacacacacgcccctGCCTCCCGACGCTCCGGTTACTGTACCTCGATTGTTCGCAGAACGGGTTAAGGAGAAAAATGATCTTTCATCCCTCAAAGCGTGAGTGGATccattttcccccaaaatgttgTCGCTCCACAGGACGTCGGCCCGCTGACGTGCAGCCCTGCAGCGGGTCgttgtgagcgtgtgtgtgtgtgtgtgagaacgtgAATAAGGTTCTGCTGGTCggctgctttattttttatttcccagcTCCGGAGGTTTGGATGAGAAACGCAGccattttccattaaaaattAATAAGACGGGGAGCGCAGTCTGCGCATGCGCCGTGgttctcctccttcccctccagATCCAGATCGACACCAAACGCTGGTTTCACTTTGAAATCCAATAAATTGCTCATTTGAATCCAACCAGCGGCTCTAATcctggtgttttaaaaaaaaaaaatacatatataaatatatatacttccAATTCTGAGCCATAGTCCAGTTATCTTACATATTGAGgaataataaacaaaagaaaggcTACTGAATAATTAAAACAGTCGCATTTACTGTAAAGCATGTAGCAGACTTGTAAACAGCTGGACACATCAAGTTGACTTCCTTAGCAACATCTTGTTTTATTCAGGGGGaaagtaaaaacatatttcatctgaGGATTTCTCTCCATGAAGACAATGACTGGTATGTGGCcttttacatacaaaaaaaacccaacaacattAAAGAAAATCTGCCTTATATTTAAAGACATGTTGTATTTAGCTTGTTGATGGTTTGTGATGGACTCTGAAGGTGGAAACAGCATCACATTTgggtatttgttgtttttatatgtataaaatCACGTGAAACTaagggggggaagagggaaaaTACCAACAAGCAGACACTAAACTTAGGTTGttgaagttattaaaaatatagaCTAAAATCAACCAAtcgaatgaaacaaaaagatgaCAGTTGAGAAATAGAAACTCCTCCAACAAGCTGTGGTTTCTCCTCTACAACACTTTGTAGCGGCCTTTGCTCGTTGGCTGGTAGGAATTttgctggagagagaaagagaaggagaagatcaATCAGATTTTTACTCACTGAGTAACAAACACCCCCATTTTACATTTCCTCCTAAAATATCTCCTATTTTGCCAGATATGAACATTATATCCACTACTGGTTATTGATCTCAAGAAGCAGAAGACACTTACTAATCTGATGAGTTCTTCCTTGATTAGCCGTGTAATCTCTGTTTTGGCTTTCTGTACAGCCAGTTCATTTGCacctacaaaacaaaacataatattAACATAAGAGAACATACAGTTCTATCAAATATCAGAAAAACTTCAGATTCAAGAGATTGATGAAGGATGTTAAAAGAAAGAATTATATCCGACACATACTCTCAATAGCCAAGTAGATCTTGCGTTCTCCTTCCTTGGGCTCCTTGCCTGGAGGGAAATAGGTTCCTCTGATGGTGATAGCTGCTTCAGAGTATTCACCGATCCTCTGCAGAGCTTCTTTAGATGTCACCTTCCACCTGGCCGTCTGAGGAAGGAACGAATAAGGACCATTTTTATACTGATGCAGTGTAAAAGGCCTTTCTCCATAGCACTAGAGTGCCCATCGAAgcagaaaacagagggaaaacaaacagcataCTTTTGGGCCTAACTACAGTTACTTCCCACACTCCACAGTAAAATGAAACCCGCCactgaaaaatcaaaaaatcaaaaacaggaaaaacagaggTCAGCAGCACCTGGGGGAAGTCGTTgatctccagctcctcttcatATCTCTTGACGGTCTCTGCCTGTTCGGCTGCctgccgctcctcctccagcttctccaccGGGGTGTAGTTCAGCTTGGCATTGATCTTCTCCGCCAGCTGCTCCGCGATGGTCTTGGCAGACACCGACGGCGTCATGATGGTGCCTCCTCGCAGGATGGCGTTCGTGGCCTGTTGCATCACGTCCTGTAAATGAAGAGAGATACTTTGAGCTTGTTTGGTAAAGAATctcaaaacatgacaaattatATAAACTGATCAAACAGTATAATAACCACGACAGAAACATTGACACTTGACGTACCTGAGCCTCTGCTCCCAGGTTTTTCTGAGCGTTGATCTTGAGCGCAAGCCTCTTGGCCATCTCCAGTTTCTGGATGTTTCCAGCAGACGGGGGTCCGATGCCTGGCATTCCTCCTCCAGTGGCAGCTGATGCGTTGGCATTTCCTCCTGAGGGACCAGTAGCCGCCCCGGGAGCAGACAGATCCTTCACCCTCTTCTTAGAGTTGAACATGCTCTCTATTTGCTCCTCAATCTGAGAGTGGGGGAAACGTAAGGGATACGATTACGAGAGACGAGTACATTTTGAAGCATAAACACAGCAAAACTGAAAGGCCACTCACATCCAGGGCTCCATCCTCATCATCTGAGTCCTGTAGTCCGAGAGCCGCTTTCTGCAGCTTCTTTCTCTCGTTGGCCAGGGCATGCTCCGTTTCGTCAAACTTGAAGCCTTTCCCTGAGAAGCCGCTGCTGCTCTTAATGGTTTTCCCCTCCTGCAtggatgaaaaaggaaaaaagttaaatacCAAGGCgatgctataaatataatgCTCAAATAGATCATATTTCTTGACTGTGCAAGAATAATTTCTAGATCACCTATTGGGTCTACTTGCTAATTGAAACCTGAAATTCCCACACATTGAACA
The sequence above is a segment of the Scophthalmus maximus strain ysfricsl-2021 chromosome 2, ASM2237912v1, whole genome shotgun sequence genome. Coding sequences within it:
- the c2h5orf24 gene encoding UPF0461 protein C5orf24 homolog; the protein is MMRQVTSTDFCMSSRPSCLADDGHHPASHFDLCTSQSNKFYPPPPPSLQMTLTPMALPTQSHKHMACQRQELLGGNPRSPGKMQSIKSTDQAPDDPKKKNKAGGKTGRRGRPLGTTKLAGYRTSTGRPLGTTRAAGFKTSPGRPLGTTRAAGYKVSPGRPPGSIKGLSRINKLAYGSTCSGAAFPYPLPHKEILCEPSCKEKTTNE